The Candidatus Aramenus sp. CH1 genome has a window encoding:
- the sfsA gene encoding DNA/RNA nuclease SfsA, protein MFVVYEFPELHEEVIKERVNRFLVLTVSGRACHLHDPGRLKELIYPGNRVLVREVNGGKRKTDCQLTAAWDGAWVITDSSVHSEIAEKFLPGAKREVKVGDSRLDFQLDDAFIEVKGCTLAKNRVALFPDAPTERGRRHLAELIRLKEKGFKAKVMVLVMRDDVDCFLPNAEIDRKFAKTFYEALRRGVELEVKVFSLVDKRYVVYKRDVGLCAQVKGS, encoded by the coding sequence GTGTTTGTGGTATACGAGTTTCCAGAACTTCACGAGGAAGTGATAAAGGAGAGGGTTAACAGGTTCCTAGTTCTGACCGTCTCCGGTAGGGCATGCCACCTCCACGACCCAGGGAGGCTAAAGGAGCTAATCTACCCAGGGAACAGGGTTCTAGTTAGGGAGGTGAACGGAGGGAAGAGGAAGACGGACTGCCAACTCACGGCAGCTTGGGACGGCGCTTGGGTGATCACTGACTCGAGCGTTCACAGCGAGATAGCCGAGAAGTTCCTCCCAGGGGCAAAGAGGGAAGTAAAAGTGGGAGACAGTAGGCTGGACTTCCAGCTAGACGACGCGTTCATAGAGGTCAAGGGCTGTACCCTGGCCAAAAATAGAGTTGCCCTCTTCCCTGACGCTCCTACAGAGAGAGGGAGGAGACACCTAGCGGAGCTCATAAGGTTGAAGGAGAAGGGCTTTAAGGCAAAAGTGATGGTTCTGGTCATGAGAGACGACGTTGACTGCTTCCTCCCAAACGCCGAGATCGACAGGAAGTTCGCCAAGACCTTCTACGAGGCGTTGAGGAGGGGAGTGGAACTCGAGGTGAAGGTGTTCTCCCTAGTTGACAAGCGATACGTGGTGTACAAGCGAGACGTAGGGCTGTGCGCTCAAGTTAAAGGCAGTTAA
- a CDS encoding NTPase, whose translation MRVFITGRPGVGKTTTLKYVVEEVKKRGVMVAGFLCPEAREKGERMGFKIVDLSTGKEGWLAKVGPGEPRVGKYAVQKEAGEVARLVLSSLPTAQLVAIDEIGPMELSIPAVKEVIDAVLKGEKPLVAVVHRTIKLEGKLYVLDVNNREQVRKEVLKDVLKALGLQG comes from the coding sequence ATGAGGGTATTCATCACAGGTAGGCCAGGGGTGGGAAAGACTACCACCTTAAAGTATGTGGTTGAGGAGGTAAAGAAGAGGGGCGTGATGGTAGCCGGGTTCCTCTGCCCAGAGGCCAGGGAGAAGGGGGAGAGAATGGGGTTCAAGATAGTCGACTTGTCCACGGGAAAGGAGGGGTGGTTGGCCAAGGTGGGCCCAGGGGAGCCTAGGGTTGGGAAGTACGCGGTGCAAAAGGAGGCAGGTGAGGTGGCAAGGCTAGTCCTCTCCTCCCTCCCAACAGCCCAGCTCGTTGCAATTGACGAGATAGGGCCCATGGAGCTCTCCATACCTGCAGTGAAAGAAGTAATAGACGCGGTCTTGAAAGGTGAAAAGCCCCTAGTCGCAGTAGTCCACAGGACGATAAAACTGGAGGGAAAGCTCTACGTCCTTGACGTAAACAACAGGGAACAAGTGAGGAAGGAGGTACTCAAGGATGTGCTTAAAGCCTTGGGCTTACAGGGTTAA
- a CDS encoding transposase, whose translation MEGGKRKLILVIRQDRYEVDEEKRVISLKDWEMKMPFEGRLRWFDAQGRLEIHIEDNKFYACIPVDVGRTTSKKSGKPMKDSLIIHGERDKIQIERPKGDKIASIDLGINALATVVVEDGTVLFYRGSAVKSELLLFRKRSPN comes from the coding sequence TTGGAAGGCGGTAAGAGGAAATTAATCCTAGTCATTAGACAAGATCGCTACGAAGTTGACGAAGAAAAACGCGTCATCTCTCTGAAGGATTGGGAAATGAAGATGCCCTTTGAAGGTAGGTTAAGGTGGTTTGATGCACAAGGTAGACTGGAGATTCACATTGAAGATAACAAGTTTTACGCTTGTATTCCAGTCGACGTCGGTAGGACTACTTCTAAGAAAAGTGGTAAGCCAATGAAGGACTCTCTTATCATTCACGGTGAGAGGGATAAGATTCAGATCGAGAGACCTAAAGGCGACAAGATTGCGTCAATTGACCTTGGTATAAACGCGTTGGCTACTGTCGTTGTTGAGGACGGTACTGTTCTATTTTACCGCGGTTCAGCAGTTAAGAGCGAACTTCTACTTTTCAGAAAAAGATCGCCGAACTAG
- a CDS encoding ATP-binding protein, translated as METWKIKQVLLDQESVLEEKLSKERIINREVNYVADLPHAYLITGPRRAGKSIYAVQMAKGRKFLRVDFDDERLYGIKVNELNKILEAGYEIKGGKIDLLILDEIQNVEGWELFVSRMREIYPTIVTGSNARLMSKEMGTYLTGRHLDYLLLQFSFKEFLKYYNVSVEESTRGIAKVKEKLEEYVKLSGFPEAYKVVSPKEYLLTLFKDIVTRDVIQRCKIRRSEINSLATFLVENASKEVTTRRLGRMFNISHQSVENYLNCLTNSYLLLLVRRFTGKLVEKYVSPRKVYVIDPGFNVNLTGKMEIGRVMENLVLVELLRRKYYQKLNYEIFYYSNGQSEVDFVVNGEVKEAIQVSYDVNGLEERELKGLERFSEKYKGYKLRLITWDMEGVEELKNGEKVEVIPLWKYLIA; from the coding sequence GTGGAAACCTGGAAAATTAAGCAGGTATTACTTGATCAAGAATCGGTACTTGAGGAGAAGTTGTCAAAAGAGAGAATAATAAATAGGGAAGTCAACTACGTCGCAGATCTACCACACGCTTACTTAATTACAGGGCCTAGGAGGGCTGGAAAATCTATTTACGCAGTTCAAATGGCAAAAGGTAGGAAATTCTTGAGGGTGGACTTTGATGATGAAAGGCTTTACGGAATAAAAGTTAACGAACTTAATAAAATCCTGGAGGCAGGATACGAGATAAAAGGAGGTAAGATAGACCTATTAATACTTGACGAAATTCAAAACGTTGAGGGATGGGAACTCTTCGTGAGTAGAATGAGGGAAATATACCCCACTATAGTTACTGGAAGCAACGCAAGGCTCATGAGCAAAGAAATGGGGACTTACCTAACTGGCAGGCATTTGGATTACTTGCTTTTGCAGTTCTCGTTCAAGGAATTCCTCAAGTACTATAACGTTTCAGTGGAGGAAAGCACTAGGGGAATAGCAAAGGTTAAGGAAAAGTTAGAGGAATACGTTAAATTAAGCGGTTTTCCAGAGGCTTATAAGGTAGTTTCTCCCAAGGAGTACTTACTTACCTTGTTTAAAGATATCGTGACAAGAGACGTTATACAAAGGTGTAAAATAAGGAGAAGCGAGATCAACTCCTTAGCAACCTTCCTTGTGGAAAACGCCAGTAAAGAGGTAACGACAAGAAGATTGGGAAGGATGTTCAATATTTCTCATCAAAGTGTAGAGAACTACTTGAACTGCTTGACAAACTCATACCTCCTTTTGTTGGTGAGAAGATTCACTGGAAAGTTGGTTGAGAAGTACGTATCGCCTAGGAAGGTCTACGTAATAGATCCTGGATTTAACGTAAATTTAACGGGTAAAATGGAGATAGGCAGGGTAATGGAGAACTTAGTGCTTGTTGAACTGCTGAGGAGGAAGTATTATCAAAAATTAAATTACGAAATATTTTATTACTCTAACGGTCAAAGTGAGGTAGATTTCGTGGTCAACGGAGAGGTGAAAGAGGCAATACAAGTTAGTTACGACGTAAACGGCTTAGAGGAAAGGGAATTAAAAGGGCTAGAGAGGTTTTCTGAGAAATACAAGGGTTACAAGCTAAGGTTAATTACGTGGGATATGGAGGGAGTAGAGGAGCTGAAGAACGGCGAAAAGGTTGAGGTCATTCCTTTATGGAAGTATTTAATTGCGTAA
- a CDS encoding 4Fe-4S binding protein encodes MRVPVNVKVRWFVPALTASSLLALLLGNFYYLLVLGVAWEVVNGLAFNKLYKTRNLKVQELSDVFAWEISGLLAFAGLFLSYFVGRLPSIALVLMSLLTLYVREVKGKYISPKVAFTLLFLAFTSTWFLSADLNLVGGAVSPNDVVQEASALGTVNLPAVSYVYNSFSVFVGILGTPWFSIPFGAFFLPLTLYRMVKARNLENRVRLSLMIFAYWVYSTYIPSFSPLVDKVQYIPYMWFNGLGTYGPVSPSYLLTGIVGTYVVTAVLSFAFGSRQICSVTCTAPYMLQGSFTYSLKDFNRTSRLGRKMLGSKLTWWQKASSATLMGSLLALAVVSYLDQEGVLNVTFLGVDPVVYLCLLYFNFLWYVQFLLAPFLGNYACVNMGVCQWGVVNQFFSYLGPFKLKVRDPMACVNCRTVDCAKACPVGITDMRGGFIKKGEMKSFKCIGAGDCIEACPEDNIFIYDVRRAIRERLSRKGG; translated from the coding sequence ATGAGGGTCCCGGTAAACGTGAAGGTAAGGTGGTTTGTCCCGGCGCTAACTGCGTCCTCCCTTTTGGCGCTCCTCTTGGGGAACTTCTACTATTTGCTGGTTTTGGGCGTAGCGTGGGAGGTAGTCAATGGACTAGCGTTCAACAAACTCTACAAGACTAGGAACTTGAAGGTACAGGAGTTGTCCGACGTCTTCGCGTGGGAGATCTCCGGGTTGCTCGCGTTCGCGGGGCTCTTCCTTTCGTACTTTGTGGGTAGGTTGCCTTCCATAGCTCTGGTCTTGATGTCCCTTTTAACGCTGTACGTCAGGGAGGTAAAGGGCAAGTACATCTCGCCCAAGGTTGCCTTCACCCTCCTCTTCCTGGCCTTCACGTCAACGTGGTTCCTCTCGGCAGACCTCAACTTGGTTGGTGGCGCGGTATCGCCAAACGACGTAGTGCAGGAGGCCTCGGCGTTGGGGACAGTCAACTTACCAGCAGTCTCTTACGTATATAACTCCTTCTCGGTCTTCGTGGGGATACTGGGCACGCCGTGGTTTTCCATCCCATTTGGCGCCTTCTTCCTACCTTTAACGCTATACAGGATGGTGAAAGCGAGAAACTTGGAGAACAGGGTGAGGCTGTCGCTGATGATTTTTGCCTACTGGGTCTACAGCACCTACATTCCCTCCTTTTCGCCTTTAGTGGACAAGGTACAGTACATACCTTACATGTGGTTCAACGGTCTGGGTACGTACGGACCCGTCTCACCTTCATACCTTCTCACGGGAATAGTTGGGACTTACGTGGTAACTGCAGTCCTGTCATTTGCCTTCGGCTCAAGGCAGATATGCTCAGTCACCTGCACTGCTCCCTACATGCTCCAGGGTTCTTTTACCTATTCCCTTAAGGACTTCAACAGGACCTCGAGGCTTGGGAGGAAGATGCTGGGTTCGAAGCTGACGTGGTGGCAGAAGGCTAGCTCGGCTACGCTAATGGGCTCTCTCCTAGCGTTGGCTGTTGTGTCTTACTTAGACCAAGAGGGGGTCCTAAACGTGACGTTCCTGGGAGTCGACCCCGTAGTGTATTTGTGCCTACTGTACTTCAACTTCCTTTGGTACGTCCAGTTCCTGCTTGCCCCCTTTCTGGGGAACTACGCCTGCGTCAACATGGGCGTGTGCCAATGGGGTGTCGTAAACCAGTTCTTCTCTTACCTGGGCCCCTTTAAGCTTAAGGTAAGGGACCCCATGGCGTGCGTCAACTGCAGGACAGTAGACTGTGCAAAGGCGTGTCCAGTAGGGATAACTGACATGAGGGGGGGTTTCATAAAGAAGGGGGAAATGAAGTCATTCAAGTGCATTGGAGCTGGGGACTGCATAGAGGCCTGCCCAGAGGACAACATATTTATCTACGACGTAAGGAGGGCGATAAGGGAGAGATTGTCGCGCAAAGGCGGTTAA
- a CDS encoding transposase: protein MKSEAEKVQEQEAREEVLRERERVFAKLYRRLLHYYRTLASHLAKSLWSLGVSTVYLGYPYLIAQDKGNKLTSNLVFSQVGAIVNKFYEHGIKTFLVVEYNTSRLCAYHNVKVGRNPKGCR, encoded by the coding sequence TTGAAGAGCGAGGCTGAGAAGGTTCAAGAACAAGAAGCTAGAGAAGAAGTGCTGAGGGAAAGGGAAAGAGTATTTGCAAAGCTTTACCGTAGGCTTCTTCACTACTACAGAACTTTAGCATCTCACTTGGCTAAGTCCTTGTGGTCTCTTGGCGTCTCCACAGTTTACTTGGGATATCCATATCTTATCGCTCAGGATAAGGGTAACAAGCTCACTTCAAATTTGGTCTTTTCGCAAGTTGGCGCTATAGTGAACAAGTTTTACGAGCACGGCATAAAGACGTTTCTAGTCGTTGAGTACAATACCTCGCGGCTCTGCGCTTACCATAACGTTAAGGTTGGCAGAAATCCCAAGGGGTGTCGATAG
- a CDS encoding DUF929 domain-containing protein — protein sequence MRSLRNVGFALLAFIGILVAFGVYESYFTASSAIGQPVSEGIYSQLYSLANSNFSYSFVPSSVYVQTAKVYNDTAFTTYEGKVLVLYVGAEWCPYCAADRWAILVALMRFGNFTGLEYMMSSSSDVYPDSPTFTFTNSSYSSPFVYFLPYEYENRQGQSLDTPPAQVEQLWKELGNESIPFVYVGGYYYQVGTIVNPGLISGQSWDYVLQQLQGNTQLAKEVYSEANILTAEICKADNNQPSHVCYNPAIEEIEKMLSSQVNYYVVAEDKG from the coding sequence ATGAGGTCTCTGAGAAACGTCGGTTTCGCCCTCTTGGCATTCATTGGGATATTGGTGGCCTTTGGCGTGTACGAGAGCTACTTCACTGCCAGCTCTGCTATAGGACAACCCGTAAGTGAAGGTATTTACTCGCAGCTTTACAGCCTCGCCAACTCCAACTTCAGCTACTCCTTTGTACCCTCCTCGGTTTACGTCCAGACAGCTAAGGTCTACAACGACACTGCCTTCACCACCTACGAAGGCAAAGTCCTCGTCCTTTACGTTGGGGCGGAGTGGTGCCCTTACTGTGCAGCTGACAGGTGGGCAATCCTGGTAGCCCTCATGAGGTTCGGCAACTTTACGGGACTAGAGTACATGATGTCCTCATCCAGCGACGTCTACCCAGACTCCCCAACTTTCACCTTCACCAACTCGAGTTACTCCAGCCCCTTTGTGTACTTCCTCCCCTACGAGTATGAGAACAGACAGGGACAGTCCCTCGACACTCCCCCAGCACAAGTGGAGCAGTTGTGGAAAGAGCTGGGAAACGAGAGCATACCATTCGTCTACGTGGGAGGCTACTACTACCAGGTCGGGACGATTGTGAACCCTGGGCTTATAAGCGGGCAGTCTTGGGACTACGTGTTACAACAGCTTCAGGGGAACACTCAGTTGGCCAAGGAGGTCTACTCTGAGGCAAACATACTGACTGCAGAGATATGTAAGGCCGACAACAACCAGCCCTCCCACGTGTGTTACAACCCCGCGATAGAAGAAATAGAGAAGATGCTGTCCTCCCAAGTCAACTACTACGTTGTAGCAGAGGATAAGGGATAA